The proteins below come from a single Yamadazyma tenuis chromosome 5, complete sequence genomic window:
- the NOP6 gene encoding 40S ribosomal subunit biogenesis protein (BUSCO:EOG09265DRM; COG:A; EggNog:ENOG503Q3N6): MEEEKLTKKQRKALEFRKKIEKKEKKPEEPKPTDTETQKKRKLGDEVSAASDEDAPKKKRKTRRGKKGKGVNGGKGPRFLLFVGNLPYDVSETELAKHFKNSKPDRMRIRKDKGIAFLEFDNDTREIQSKMESALRMHHSMVRTRKINVELTVGGGGNSETRVQKIKGKNDKLLEERRDRVKTKGSAAVDGADTEGIHPSRLAMVNK; encoded by the coding sequence atggaagaagagaagctCACCAAAAAACAGAGAAAAGCTCTTGAGTTCAGAAAGAAGattgagaagaaggagaagaagccGGAGGAGCCAAAACCAACGGATACAGAAACCCAAAAAAAGAgaaaacttggagatgaggTAAGTGCCGCCagtgatgaagatgcaCCtaaaaagaaaagaaagacCAGAAGAGGTAAGAAGGGTAAAGGGGTCAACGGTGGTAAAGGCCCTCGTttccttttgtttgtggggAACCTTCCGTACGATGTTTCTGAAACCGAATTGGCTAAACATTTCAAAAATTCCAAGCCTGACAGAATGAGAATAAGGAAAGACAAGGGAATAGCGTTCTTGGAGTTCGACAACGATACTAGGGAAATCCAAAGTAAGATGGAATCAGCTTTGAGAATGCATCATTCTATGGTAAGAACTCGGAAGATCAACGTGGAGTTGActgttggaggtggtggtaaCTCTGAGACCCGAGTACAGAAGATCAAGGGCAAGAACGATAAGcttttggaagaaagaagGGACCGGGTCAAGACGAAGGGAAGTGCGGCGGTAGATGGTGCTGATACTGAAGGCATACATCCATCCAGATTAGCAATGGTGAACAAGTAG
- a CDS encoding uncharacterized protein (EggNog:ENOG503NVIP; COG:Q), which translates to MPVDIIHNAVVNGPEIIPGWPYIKAYGPAVLGLAAIKYYFRGSMNTWERDMHGKVYIVTGGTSGLGSELVKELATRGAQIILLVRTIEDNWLEEYVDDLRETTNNFMIYAEQCDLNSLYSVRKFATKWLDNQPPRRLDGILCCAAECLPVGKTRQVTEEGVERQIGINYLAHYHLITLLAPALRVQPGDRDVRSLGEVDLEDLLFENKRYNKNKPYLWYGTSKLLMGLFAKEFQKRCDEYERKDKLPCNIKINLVNPGMMRSPSTRRFLSMGTIWGLLLYVLLFPIWYIFFKHPYEGQQSFLFALWAPFLAKMDGGQMISECKVIRPSRKEFKDTELQAAIFDQTEELITKLEKQSAIERKKQEKKNESKKPKEQRLQEAKEKHLAQLKKKQDIHEIPASVEELDSKLGYLRQSIQPDMPLFPESVPGSSTSSKKKKSKAKK; encoded by the exons ATGCCCGTGGATATCATTCATAACGCCGTGGTGAACGGCCCAGAGATCATCCCCGGATGGCCATACATTAAGGCATATGGCCCTGCTGTGTTGGGCTTGGCAGCAATAAAATACTACTTCCGTGGCTCTATGAACACTTGGGAAAGAGACATGCACGGGAAAGTTTACATAGTCACCGGAGGAACTTCGGGACTCGGCAGCGAACTTGTCAAAGAGTTGGCAACTCGTGGAGCACAGATCATCCTTCTTGTCCGGACCATCGAAGATAATTGGTTGGAAGAGTATGTCGATGACTTGAGagaaaccaccaacaacttcatgatTTACGCCGAACAGTGTGATTTAAACTCGTTATACTCGGTGCGGAAGTTTGCCACGAAGTGGCTTGATAACCAACCCCCCAGACGGTTAGACGGTATTCTCTGTTGTGCTGCTGAGTGTTTGCCAGTGGGAAAGACCAGACAAGTAACTGAGGAAGGGGTAGAGAGGCAAATAGGTATTAATTACTTGGCCCATTACCATTTGATCACTTTGTTGGCACCTGCTTTGAGAGTCCAACCTGGTGATAGAGATGTGCGG TCACTTGGAGAAGTGGATCTCGAAGATTTACTCTTTGAGAATAAAAGATACAACAAGAATAAACCGTACTTGTGGTATGGGACGTCCAAGTTATTGATGGGGCTATTTGCCAAAGAGTTCCAAAAACGTTGTGACGAATACGAAAGAAAGGATAAGCTTCCTTGTAATATCAAAATTAATTTGGTGAACCCTGGAATGATGAGATCTCCTTCTACCAGGCGGTTTTTGTCGATGGGAACCATCTGGGGATTGTTGTTGTACGTGCTTTTGTTCCCCATATGGtacatcttcttcaagcaTCCGTATGAAGGTCAACAGTCGTTTTTGTTTGCATTGTGGGCGCCTTTCCTTGCTAAAATGGATGGAGGTCAAATGATTCTGGAGTGCAAAGTGATCCGGCCAAGCAGAAAGGAGTTTAAGGATACGGAACTTCAGGCTGCAATATTTGACCAAACAGAAGAGTTGATtaccaagttggagaaacaGAGTGCTATCGAACGTAAGAAACAGGAGAAAAAAAATGAACTGAAAAAGCCCAAAGAACAGAGATTACAGGAGGCCAAGGAGAAGCATCTTGCccaattgaaaaagaaaCAAGATATCCACGAAATACCAGCATCAgtggaagaattggattCTAAATTGGGATATCTTAGGCAACTGATTCAACCAGATATGCCATTATTTCCTGAGTCTGTGCCAGGCAGTAGCACCAgttccaagaagaaaaagtccaaggccaagaagtAA
- the IPI3 gene encoding Pre-rRNA-processing protein ipi3 (EggNog:ENOG503NZGX; COG:S) — translation MEEVIFYVGQGDPTDKQSQESYAFAQSVHGSRQLQMFRNADCAKNGAAFTGVGIGEKAFIASPNKALINVYSFGKDGIDQRMPVPEQVNCLAVLKMNTSPSDQSLNKPSYRTPWLLAAGSKTGKVYIWDILSGELIFAKDVHYQSITKIAFSKCGTFLITGSEDSRCLIFKTIELVSIFNKDHDTNVKPYMSITDHTLPVTDFYVSNGLINDVSLYTVSIDSTLRVYNITTRQLMHTFVLSSSIECVTVDPCGRNMYLGLTNGQIRVVPMFKVNNMNLERAGKFGEILTVPNDPELQNTLTAHDSAVSQLEVSLDGMSLISGDVNGNVYVSDITSKQIVRSFKISTAITHISAIVCPEEAIKNDLVADKRSRLLPPLKRVLQGLDQVSYEVNVEIPEAQTHSDISFQHWLDAQASDELSFKIGTTSSTGTTTTTSSEDGQKLAKLSTAYAELKAKYDELLADHRALL, via the coding sequence ATGGAAGAGGTGATATTCTATGTGGGCCAAGGTGATCCTACCGACAAGCAGTCGCAGGAATCGTATGCTTTTGCACAGCTGGTGCATGGTTCTAGACAGCTTCAAATGTTTCGGAACGCTGACTGTGCCAAAAACGGTGCTGCTTTTACAGGCGTCGGCATCGGAGAAAAGGCTTTTATCGCATCGCCAAACAAAGCTCTCATTAACGTCTATTCATTTGGTAAAGATGGTATCGACCAGCGAATGCCAGTTCCAGAACAGGTGAACTGTTTGGCGGTTCTCAAAATGAACACAAGTCCGTCTGATCAGAGTCTCAACAAACCTTCCTACAGAACTCCATGGTTATTGGCGGCAGGCTCTAAAACTGGTAAAGTATACATATGGGACATCCTCAGTGGAGAATTAATCTTTGCCAAGGACGTACATTACCAAAGCATCACCAAGATAGCCTTCAGTAAATGTGGAACGTTTTTAATCACCGGATCTGAGGACTCTAGGTGCCTCATCTTTAAGACCATCGAGTTGGTAtccattttcaacaaggacCATGACACGAACGTCAAGCCATATATGTCCATCACCGATCACACGTTACCAGTAACAGACTTTTATGTCAGTAATGGCCTCATAAATGACGTTTCGTTGTACACTGTCTCTATAGATAGCACTTTGAGAGTGTATAACATCACGACCCGACAATTGATGCACACCTTCGTGTTATCCTCTAGTATAGAGTGTGTGACAGTGGATCCTTGTGGCAGAAACATGTATCTTGGATTGACCAATGGTCAAATTCGAGTGGTACCAATGTTCAAAGTGAACAAtatgaacttggaaagagCAGGAAAGTTCGGAGAAATTCTCACTGTACCCAACGACCCAGAACTCCAGAATACGCTTACTGCCCACGACAGTGCTGTGCTGCAGTTGGAAGTTTCGCTTGACGGAATGAGTTTAAtcagtggtgatgttaATGGGAATGTGTATGTTTCTGAcatcacctccaaacaGATTGTAAGAAGCTTCAAAATCAGCACCGCTATCACCCATATCCTGGCCATCGTGTGCCCTGAAGAAGCAATCAAAAACGACTTGGTGGCAGACAAACGAAGCCGGTTACTTCCTCCATTAAAGAGAGTCTTGCAAGGTCTTGACCAAGTATCATACGAAGTTAATGTCGAGATTCCCGAAGCACAAACCCACTCGGATATCAGTTTCCAACACTGGCTCGATGCCCAGGCGAGTGACGAGTTGCTGTTCAAAATCGGTACCACCTCCAGTACTGGtacaaccaccaccacatccTCTGAAGATGGCCAGAAGTTGGCGAAATTATCCACTGCATACGCCGAGTTGAAGGCCAAGTATGACGAGTTATTGGCCGACCACCGGGCCCTCTTGTAG